The Papaver somniferum cultivar HN1 chromosome 6, ASM357369v1, whole genome shotgun sequence genome segment AGCACAATCAAAAGTCCAATGAACTTTATATTTGTATTCTAGATTCTTAGAATGCAAGAGAATAGTTCCACAACATCATTGAAGATCTACGAAACGACAATGTAGTTGATGCCCTCAGATCTCATAGCTATAATAAATCATTCACAGTATATCAGCAAATGAGTTTCCATAACAAGCCTGTCATCAACCTTCAAGAGCGAGAGAAAGGAAGAGacgaagagagagagagagagagagagagagagagagagagagagagagagagagagagagagaataagagatggtggttgtggtgattcaAGGCTTGTGATGAAAACTCCATGCAACTGTTCGATAAAGTGAGTATTCCTTCATTAGGCAAAAATGTCTTAGGACTCTTAACTAGGTCAAACATTGCATGCAGATCTTTGTCAAAGACAAAATTCATCCAGAGATTACAGATTTGAAATATAAATTTCTCTTAAGCTAATTAAAAAACTAAAAGTATATACAACTTAGTAACAAATTTATGTTGTGATGCAAGCGCTTACATTTGGCCTGATTCGATTTATTTGATCTGCATCTCTTCCATATACAAGTTGAGTTTGATCTTCCCTTTGAAATACTAACACTTCCACTCTCTTTCTGGACATATCTTGGCAGAGTACTCAGAGTCTCAGACAGCTATTACCTTTTTCAAACTTACACCCATGTCACTTGGATTCTGTAGACATAAAACACTGAAAGGAAAAAAATCAAGCTTCATGCTCACAATGAACTAACTGCTTAATTCATTTGAACGAACAACATTAGAAATATTTATCAGTTCCGAGACACTACTAACATGTCAACCAAATGATGGTGTGAGCCGTAACACATCTCAACCACAACTTAGGACGCATTATGTAAAATGCTAAAGCATATGACTATGATGCCAAGTCAAACCAATCAAACTGAGACTCGATAAGTAACACTGATATCCGATTTCTAATGCCCTCAAATTGTGTAGTATCAGACACTCATTGCTCAGTGTAAGCTAAAGGTTATCATTAAGAGCCTTCACACATCTcgccataataataataaacaagaagaatgatgatgatgatgatgatgatgacgatgaagaagaagaggaagaggagaatGTAAAAGCTCTTAATGAAACTTCTTGCAACTGCTCATCAATGTGACTTTTCCATCATAGGGCAATGGAATTTAccaaatagtgtgtgaaaataaAGGTGCAGCACAAGATGAAGCAAAAGATAGATATGCGACATCAAAATGGTAAATTAAACATAGAGTGGAAAAAAACCTTTCCAATTTTGGTAAATGTAAAGCACAGGTACAACACACTGGATATACTGAAAATCTCAAGAGGATTTTAAACACAAAATTGTTCTAGAAAAAGCAAATATCCTGTAAAAGTGTAGCATTGTACCCAGTATAGTAAAGAGTCATGGAAATCTCTAAACACATAAGCAACACTGCATACAAACTTGTTATTTCAACTCCATtaaacggaaaaaaaaaaatattaacatttTTACTTCTAGATTCTCAGAATGCAAGAAAAAAATTCCAAATCTTGAACAGAAAAAGTAAACAATGATGCCCTCAGATCTCATAGCTATAATAAATCATTCACGGTATTAGCAAAGAGTTTTCATAACGAGTCTATCATCACCACCTTGTAGAGAGAGAGATGCAGGGAGAAGAAGAGATGAAGAGAGATAGAAAAAAAGGAGAAGAAACGGGAGAGGAAAGAGATGAAGAGAGAGACGGAGAaaagacggtggtggtggtgattcaaGGCTCATAATGGAAGCTACATGCAACTGTTCAGGAAAATGAGTTTTCCATCATTGGGCAAAAAATCTTTCACCAGATAAAAAAATTCACACAAAATTCACAGATAAGAAACATCAATTTCTCATAACAATTTAAGACCCTAGGAATACATGCAACTTACCAGAGAAACAAATTAGatgcttaaaaaaaataaaaaataaaattagggtttatctacATATTAGCAGAACGGACCATTCAGATAAACTTGATGAGTCAAGCCGCAAATTGTACCCAATCCTCCCTATCTCATTGCTATAGAAATTCATTGAGACTTGTAGCATCATGCAGAGAGATGACTATAATTGAAACCCTAGTAAACAACACAACCAGTACAGAAATGGCGGAATACCCAAGAGATTTATTAGATCGAAGAAATCCTAGTAAAATTGTAATGTCACTTATGTAGGCATGCCCCTCGGACACATCAGCCCCACTTAACCCTCCCTGAGCAGGTCCAGCCACAAGTCTCAATTCATCATGTCAATATGATTTTGCTGGGTTTGATACTGATTTTGGATCACAAAACAAAATTTTCAGTTATGATCTAAATTTAGGGCATGGGTTAATATTTTTGCCACTAAGTAGGCTTCAAATGACGGGGTATATCTATTAGTTAGGATAATACCGTCTAATCtccataaataaataattttggatcaCAAAAAATATGTTCGTTTAACGAGGTTATTTAtctatttagatttttttttctttttaattttttttgtatacGCTATAAAGTTGTGATAGACGTCGAACATCTTTTAAATTTATCGATCCTAACAAGTATATACGGTTATGGAATCACCTACCAGTGAAGAAATTACTGAGCCCGTAATAAATGATGAGAATGATCCTTGAACCATGTAATAGCAGTGTAATATCAAGTGAGGCCATAGGCGGAGCCAAGAGTTGGCTAACCCTGATTCTAGCCCCTAAATTTCTAAAATCTTCTACTAAGCCCTTGTTTTGACACACTAATGTGTGTTTAGCCCACCAAGCATACATAATTTGTCCACTTGGGAGGTTTTTGTACCACATTTCTATCCTATTGCATATACAAAATCAATCAGTATAATAGAGCTTATGTAGGGTTAATCATTTTAATAATTCAAATGTAACaataacaaatataaaaaaaatgcaaaaactACGTACACGCAAtttggggatatcaaaactaattggggatagagaatttggatccaaatatcaaatcagagtCACCCCTTATTTAAGTACTAGAACTTGGCCCGTGACGTAACAACACGGCCACGAAAAATAAGTGAAAAAATTATTTTGACCGGTGTTATACTGTTATTCATTTGTTGTTACTATTTAAAGTGACAACTGCTCTTCATACACTTTGAttattatgttttcttttgtatttgacGGAGCTTATTTTAACACCTAAAAAATTAAGCACAACTTGTAAAATATAATGTTATTTGTGTCATAACGACATCGAATAAACATTGCACACTACTATATTGACTAATTGTGAtaccaccaccagaaccacccATTGCCACCACGGGCTCCGTGCACCGCCACTCACAAATATCACCCTGATTACCCATAATATCTATTGATGTAATTATTAACATAGTTGTTATCTATTGAGTGGGAGTACATATTCATTTAAATAATTAATAAGATATTTATCATGggagattaataaaatatttattatgagaaattaatgagATAATAATGATGTGCAAAGATTAAGACCGTTAGATATGAATTTCTAACTTTCAATCATAGACGTCACTTATAAACACTTACTTAAACAACCATTGACTTATCTTCTCCCTAAACAAATCTTGAGGATGATACTATAAACAATTGATAAATTAAGGATCATCAAGGAAATAAGGTTGAGCGAAATCATGTTTTTGGATTTAATTTCTTTTGTCTCTTTAGTCTATCACTAATTCCCAAATTTATTTCTGATTTAGGTTTGCTCAAAAGTGGAGAACTAAAGTTTTTAAGTCCATTCCTCCTTCTAGATGTGAGTGAGAAAAACAATTGTTTAGTTTTATGGGAATGtaggttttttatttttagtctatcaaatttctccactttgtttttgatttttggaatggGAAAAGGAGAATATATAATTCATTATTTCCAAATTAAAGCGTGTATTCATGGGATTGACCACATAGGTGGATTTATCAATCGGGAGGGCAAATCAAAATCTCTCTTTATGTTAACTTACTTAGTTAAACTTTGTTTTAGCTATGATATAACTCGTGTCATAACCGTGCGACTTAGTAATAAGTTAATTTATTGTGTATTGATTTTGATTTGTACCGTTCGTTTGcagttattattttaattatcaTGTATTTTTACCGAGTTTATGTTATCATTAAAACGATCAATAAGGTTAATCAATTTGTGGCGAAACATTATTAACAAAATATATTACTTTCACCAACACCCATCACATCCAAAATATCACATGATACCACTTCTTTCCCCCACATCACCGTTGCTTCCATCCCCAACCACCGGacgtatttttcatttttttaatcacAAACGTCATGAGAAAAGTTTATATTGAACAAACTTAAGTCGTCAATAAATTTATTTCactattttttttattccattggtttgtttttattaaattctcttttatattctaatcaattttatttaataCTAAAAGGCACGAACTCCGTCGCCAGTAAACGGTGAAACGCCTGTAATATCCATACACATGTCTTTGTCGTTCTCCCAGTTGAGCACCAGGATATCAGCTGGGCGAAGATCCTTATTATTCTCTGACACCAAACCCAAAGAAACTTCTTTGCGCGCTGGAACACCGGCtttgataaaataataatttattattttatatatataataacaATATATTAATTTTAATTCTTAGTTTTAATAATATCCTTGGaaaaaatgagaatttccatattAAAAACTAAATTAAAGTATCTTAGGATAAATACAGAAATAGATTTTTCAAAGTCtaaaatatagaagaaaaaaaacataaatggaAATAATTTTAGAACGACATGCACTTGTTTTTAAAGTAATAAATCTTATTAGTTTCcatgaaaaaatatttttataaagattttttttgtaattcaagAATGTGATTCCGGGTCTTAAGAGTGCACTACGAACTAttaaggatgaaatacagctggatttgaacttcaaagaaaaacaaacaacattgaatcatattttgagaaaacTTTATGTGtatgaaaattatttttattttctaatgaaattattattttattttatataataatTGGGACCTATTAATGTAAGGGAActtttgaaatgtattatattatAGTTTTatcaaatttattattttagcaccAAAAACACGAGTCGGGACtgagaaattttattattttagcaagactattatattatcgagtattattttaaaaaaagttTGATTGTACAATCATTAGTAATTGAGTTCAGATATGCATAACAACTTTGGTTGAATATAGCGTTCATAGGAGATCTGTATCGGAGATTAAAGATAATGATGGTCAAAATCaccagtcatggaagagaatgaATTTGTCAAACTATTTGGGTGATTAATAAATCGAGGAAgcaaaaataaattttatcttcCTAGTTGTAAACGAGATCTTGTTTATGGCTTAAGACGGCTACAGAGGAGGGGTCGGAATTCTCTGTTTTAAATTATTTGCTCCCTCTTTTCTACCTCCCTACGATTACGGGTATTATATGGATTCCCCGATAACTCGCGGATTATTCGTGATTGCCAGCAATTCACCGCACTAATTCATAGCATATTTTAACACGCTTTAACACATTTccagttttttaaagttttcacaCTTAAAATATAAGAGCTCCCAAGAGAACAAATTcaaatattatataaaaaaaatcaaaacttttccTTTATTTAAAATAAACTCAATACGCAATGCACCATATCAAGTGCATGAAACAAATAGATTATTTTACCATATTAGTAATGGCAAGAGAAATTCCAGTCAGCTGAAAGAAATCGCCATTTTGTTTGGTCAATGGAGAAGGCAAAGCGGGACCAAGAAGAACTTCCTCAAACTCATATTCACACAGAATTGAAGCTTCCATGGCAGCACTCATTTGTATATTTGCACTACTGAAATCTTTAGTTTTAAAACTTGCAGTAGCTTTTTTAACAGAACGAATAGCACCCCGATATTCATGTAAACAACTCCTTATGGATGACTTTGCAATCGGTTGTGTTTTTCGGTCTTTCAAGAGTTGAGCGATATAAGAATGAACAGAAGTTGCATTTTGTAGACATGTCTGCATTGATATTATTCCGAGTCCACGAAGATCAGCATCTTTACTCTTAGGGTTTGCCATCAGAGATGCGACACAGAAATCATATTCAACTTTGAACTCTTTGACTGGAGGCGTGTTTTTGGAAGCATTCTTGCATACATCCTTAATTAAATCACCATTTACATTATGAAAGTTGAGAACAAGAAAAACAATGAAGAAGGAGGGTAATGAGAATGATGGATTCATCTTTTTGTTTGAACTTTTGTCAAATATGGTCTTTTATTTTTCCCCTCTCTGTAGAAAAACTGTGACAATCTTCTAGGTCGATATTTATCTACATCTATAAACCAAATTTGCTATATTTAAGGCTAAATTAATAAGGTATTAAAGAGGTAAAATTGGTATGACCACTATTTAAGAGTTGGAGATCTCAATAAAGATATTATGATGAGTAATTGGAAAATATCCAATCAAGGATAGTCAAATCGACATATATAGTATATATTCCCTAAATGGATATACGATATATATCTTCTTCTAATCAAATAACCTTCTGGCAATTTTACCAATTTATATATCCTTTCCTTATTAGTTCTTTCCTCTGATTTTTTTCTTATTCATAACGCTCTAAATAAAATACCAGTggaagattttttatttattattagtaatttttttttttactctaaaTAACTTCCAGAAATCAAAAGATAAATTGAAGGGAGTAAATCACGAGGCAGCAGATCCTCTGGTGCCGGATTAGTACCTGTCCCTCTGTCCCCACCTATCAAGGCGGTTTTAATTTCAAAGTTATATAGTAACCATACAAATGTTCTTCAATTCATTCATTCATAGAAGAAAGAAaggcttcttttttttcttcttctatcaaGGAAACATAGATTTCTGATTTATGTTTCAGTTTGGGTGCTGCTGAAAAGGTATTCGTTTCGAAACCCCAGATCTATTTGTTCTTCATAGAACAAAGTATATTTTCGTTACTCAATGATGGAACAAAGTATCATTGTTTTGGTACAATTGCATGATTAGGGGTTTTATTGATTTTTGGGCTTTTGATTCCAGGATTCACTATTAAGGTTATTCTCCATCTCTAAAACGAAAAGGGTGGATTTTTACTCAATCTcttcttagtttttcttttatCGCTCTTTCAATTCAACTGCGGGATTTTAATTTTAGGGATTTTTGGTTTCAGGGTCACTGTGAAGAGAAGAGCTGATGGTAATAACTAAACTAATCAAACCTATTTTTGATTCTTCATTTTTGATCATGATTTTAGGCATTCGGGGTTGGCTGTTGGCAGTGGACAGCGGCGGAAGCACAGCAAGACTTCCCCTGCATTGTCGAAGTGTTTAGTCTTTGCCAGTTCTGTGTAAATTAGGATCCTGCACTTTAGTTGTTTGTGGAAATGCCCACGAGAGGGCAGTTGCAAGGGTGGGGGTTCTTGCTCGACCAATAATTGGTAGAGAATACAAGGAATGCTTTAGTGGAAatcataatactggtaattgtttCCTGTAGCTTTATAAAATGAATGTGAAGTTGATAATCAGCCACAATTTGGGGAGCTATATGAGTACTGTTTTTCTCGAACTCTGCTCACTGTATTAGGCTAGCAGATAGCATTTCTTTTGTACTTTTGAATGAGACGAATATGTATAACATGTGTGCAATTTGATCTAAGAATCTCACTGAAATACTTAAATATTGGGACAACTACTAATTATGGTTCGTTTGCAATAGTGTTGGAGTAATCTAATTTTACTGCTTTATAGGTATCCATCAAAGAAGTGCATTAAGGAATCGCTGCCCCATATTTGTTGGAAACAGCAGTCGTCGTTAAAGAGAATAAGAGTGCCCGAAAAAGAACATGATGTACAGTTTTGCTATTAGGACTTTCCGATGTTCTTTTAAGAGGTAATCTTTTCTGTTTGCTGGTGAGCAATATTTTTTTCCAACCCCCCCTAGTCTTGAATCCTGGTTCCGCCACTTGCAGTGGATGCTTGGGTGGTGGTTGTGAGTGGTGAGGACAGTTGCAGTATatgaaaatcaagagtggttgaAATTGTACAGCCTGATTTTTTCATGTATTGCAACGGTAGTACTTGTTAGATGGTATTCGTGATGTTTCTTGGACGTGGGATATTGTGTTGTATCGGTTTGATATATATAGATTAATGAGTTTTTGATTGATCGtcagggagaagctaatgatggctAAAGAATACCTGCGCAAAGGGTAAGAAACTTACTGTTGTTTACTTTTATTATATGTGCTACATTGATCTTCTGTTTGTCATGTGTTGTAATCTTGTTTCACCTCATCAATTAGTGTTGTTGTAATTTGAATCATTTGTCCTACTTAATGCTTTAACaacaaaacttcttgtatttctaACAAGGCATGCAATTATCAAGTATTTACCCCCTGAATTTTCCTATTGTGCGTGCAGTTAGTGTATCAAAACCTTCATACCCATCCTCCAAATCAGAGTCGGACTTGTTGATTGGGACAAGTTAAGAGGcagaaataatattttctaactCTGATCCATgtctttttgctttcttttgtgaTGTAAATTACCTGTTGACACATTGTTCCCTATACTGTGTTAGTTTCTACACATTTGTTTCATGTCGTTGCTGATATGCTTGTTGGTTTGAAGGTCAATGACTCGGTTGTGATATAGGTAGAGAAAGGAATTCATAATGTTGATGATGATGCCAAGCCGACATGTCTTGTTCAAGTTTGTAGCATCTATATGCTTGACTATGTGTTGTGATATAGTATAAATAATGTGCATTACCTTGTCCTGAATTTTCGTGCAGTACTACATTAAATTGAGCTGATTTTGCTGAATTTTTTTTTAGTTAAGTGGAAATATGAAGTACAGAAACTTGGCTTTTGTTTAGACCTCATATTACCTTGTAGTACGTCTTGAGATGCTTCTCTTTTAGCTTATGCACCCTTAACACTGTACATCTACATGTCTTGCATATATAAAATAAAAGATTCGACTATGTTCATTTGGAATTGAAGATTTTCCAATTTTAAGACTGAATTAATCTTTTTatctttttggttttaatttaAGCTTCATTCCCGAGATCTCCCAACGGTGAAGGAGGATCTTATGACGTCAATGGAAAAGAGTTACGCCCATCCTTGGGTTGGACCTCAGAGATGGGTTGGACTGCACCCATATCCAAGGTGATTTTATATCGTTCATCTTTACATTAGATACCCCATATGAATAGTACTACTTCTATGTTAGTAACCAAATAAACCTTTTATGATATCTGCATGCAAGTACTGTACTCAAATATCATGATTGATTTCAGTAGAGTTCATTTTGAATATCTATCTTATGGTTGGTATGTTGGTTATCTGTCTGCCTATTTAACCTTATTATTATGCAACAATGCATCAGAGGAATACAGGATGAGTTGGCGAATGAAAATGCAGAAACATCCAACCTAAGAAACAAGCTTGACTGGATAACTTTATGAGTGCATTTATTTACGGTTGGGTTTGCAAAGTGAGATTATTGGCATTGATTGAATATTATTTTCTCAGGGGATTCATGCCTTGAGGGCTCAACTGGAAGCAGCAAAATATGATGTGATTAAGTATTGCACTGGTACACTGTACACTCGTCTTTGTCTCTATGGTCGGTTGTCAGTAACTTAACTTAGAAACTAGAAAGTGAACAGATTCTGAGATCTTCCTGAGTACTTTTTAGATTTTaatattttggttatttttgttgTAGGACTGAATACGATGATAGATGTGTGAATATTTTCTCAGCTGAAGGGAGAGTGTTTCAAGTTTAAGCTATTAAGGTAAACAACAAAACAGTAAAGACGTATTTCTATTACTTTGAGTCAGTCGATCAAGTTTTTCATGGattatttcctgcacaaattgatCGATGAAATTGAGTTTCCATGATACTGAGTGATTGAATTATGAATTAACTGATAGTACATAGTGTCACTGAGAAACGCCCATGAGAACTGATATTTTTCTCCTAAAGTTACTTGTGTCTGTAAGTTGGATCATGTAGTTTATTAGTCTGCTTTCTCTTCAGAGTTCAACTCTAATTACTCTTTCCCTCCTAAATCAATGTAGGTAGAGCACTGGCGAAGGCCTGTGTATgcaaatattcagtaattcattcaGTTCCAGCCCACAGTTGATGTTGCTGCTCTTCCCGATGATCTTTATGGATGCCGTCACTCTATTACCGATGGTCTCATGATCGAGGAGCACTGATGTCATGATTGTTGGTAAGATCCCTGTTGTTGCTGGATACGGAGATGTTGGAAAGGGTTGTGGTTCTGCAGTTCTGCTCTCAAGCTGGTGCCCAGGtgatgatcactaaaattgatgaAATTTTTAGGACTTGTAGCACTTCTTTGTAAGAAAGCTTGGACTTGTAAATTAGGAGTTGAATCCTTTTGTATGATTTTGAATTAAATTTATGAGTACAATTTAATGTAATGGAATTGTCATCTTGTATGGATGAATAAGGTTATAGATTTGTCATTTTAATTTTAGTGTTTGAATTTGAATTGTCATTTGATTTTTCATCTAAATTTAGATTTGAATTTCAGTGCAATCCGAGTTTCAATTAACTGCAGTTTGAGTTTGAATCAGAATTATTCAGCCGAGTCAGAATGGCTGCAGTCAGCCTGCTAGATCTGACTCGGTTTTTTTAATGTTTAGATAGAATAAATCCAGGACGCTGTCTGAATGTCTTGCTTAGTGACAGCCCGAAAGTATCGTAGATGAACTACAACTTGAAAGTGTCGTTCCAGAAAAAGACACTGAATCTGCGGCACTTTTAGCTGCACCTCGAAAGTGTCTTATAACTCGCTTATACAACACTTTCAGACTATCTTAAATCGGACTTTTTCCACTAGTGACGGGTGCCATGTGTCttcattattgtttttttttaattgattgtTAACGGAGTTTATTGATAACTagttaaaaagaacaaaaattaaaaagattaagttATGTCTTCGTCTTCTCTCTATCTTCCCGATCGTAGGATCTAGATTTAACTTCACAAATCTTGTTCATAAGACAAAAGATAAGCAATTTAATAAAATCAATCACAGGAGATCAACACAGGTGAACTGCGATCTTTTTCATCAAAAAAGAAAAtacagtaaaaataaaatcaattcagAGATGAAACACAAAATCTAACTTGATTATTGTTCATAAACTCAGATGTAAACTTCAAAATTTAAAAAATCCGTAATAGTTAATAATTGGATTTCTTCAGTTGATGAATAATAGTTCTCCCATGTATTTAGGTTGTGCTTTTATTTGCACCTATATTGAATGTTTTCCATACTTCATGAGGGATTTCGTATCGGTAAGTGTAAACCTGGGATTTgaactcttcttctttttttctttttccttcgaaGAAAAACTTGTTCATTTGGATTATtttcatgttttcaattaaagaaTATGCATAATATTTACTTACACGGAGAAATTTCAGTGATGGACGGAAAGTTAACGTTGTTAAAGTAGCGGCACGTGGCATCCATTGATAGGGAGGTACAGAGGGATAGGGGCTAATTGGGTACCGGAGATCTGCGCCCAGGGTTCAGATCTTCTATCCCAAAATTTACCTGTCTCCATATCCCTACTAATAAAAGAATGACATGTGTCTTAGTTGAAACAAACCAAATTAACTATATTTTGGTGGTTACACAAAATAAGGAAATCGTATatatttaaaaaggaaaattttttGGTTGGTCctgggcccatatagttatttatagtagggtccaaccggaattttcttttatctggaggtccaaaattaattgaaaacattgaaatgaccataataccctctactaccaaacgtgtgcgtGTCTACACCCTTATtatattgagtacatatctgctgcactgcttacaaatttgagtacatatcatATATACTTATATATTCCAGTACATATCTtctgcactgcttacaaatttgaataTGTATCTTCTATACTACATtgcttataaattcgagtacatatctgctacactgcttacaaattcgacAATATATCTGTTGCTTATAAATTCGAGTaaatatttgctgcactgcttacaACCTTGTtatatcgagtacatatctgctacattgcttataaattcgagtacatgtATGCTGCACTGCTTACATaaattgagtacatatatgttatATTGCTTACagaatttgagtacatatcagtTTAACCTCACACTCAGGCGATCCAATGTCACTGGATTTTAACCTTCAATATCAATTTCACTGCATTCAAATGGGCGTTCATACTGATATCAACACCTGCAACAATTCAATGAATTCATAAGTCAGTATTCGATGTATGTACTGCTAGATGATAACTTTAAgtgaatacaacaaaatcaaagcaGTTGTTTCAGTACTCCATATATGTACTGGtgataaacaaagaaaaaagcTATACCAAactagcacatatttcagtatttcgcatacgtactcatggatcaaacaaaaaaagtgtcaaaactctgaataaaacagaatcagaagaagttctatcagtacgtcatatacttactgcgtattcatga includes the following:
- the LOC113290069 gene encoding uncharacterized protein LOC113290069 isoform X3, which produces MMYSFAIRTFRCSFKREKLMMAKEYLRKASFPRSPNGEGGSYDVNGKELRPSLGWTSEMGWTAPISKGIHALRAQLEAAKYDVIKYCTGLNTMIDV
- the LOC113286401 gene encoding putative invertase inhibitor — encoded protein: MNPSFSLPSFFIVFLVLNFHNVNGDLIKDVCKNASKNTPPVKEFKVEYDFCVASLMANPKSKDADLRGLGIISMQTCLQNATSVHSYIAQLLKDRKTQPIAKSSIRSCLHEYRGAIRSVKKATASFKTKDFSSANIQMSAAMEASILCEYEFEEVLLGPALPSPLTKQNGDFFQLTGISLAITNMVK
- the LOC113290069 gene encoding uncharacterized protein LOC113290069 isoform X2; this encodes MMYSFAIRTFRCSFKREKLMMAKEYLRKASFPRSPNGEGGSYDVNGKELRPSLGWTSEMGWTAPISKGIHALRAQLEAAKYDVIKTEYDDRCVNIFSAEGRVFQV
- the LOC113290069 gene encoding uncharacterized protein LOC113290069 isoform X1; translated protein: MMYSFAIRTFRCSFKREKLMMAKEYLRKASFPRSPNGEGGSYDVNGKELRPSLGWTSEMGWTAPISKGIHALRAQLEAAKYDVIKYCTGTLYTRLCLYGLNTMIDV